ATTAACGACCTGCGTCAATTCCTGGCCTTGCTGGAGGCACAAGAAGACCTGCGCCGCATATCCGTCGAAGTCGATGCGGAGCTGGAAATCGCCGCCATTACGGACCGCGTCTGTAAAGGCGCGGCCGGAAGACGGGCGCTCCTGTTTGAGCGCGTACGCGGGTACCGAGCCCCCGTCGCAACCAACCTGTTCGGCGCACCCCGGCGAGCCGCCTGGGCCCTGAACGTGCAACATGCCGATGAAGCGGCCGGTCGGCTGATACGGGGGCTGGAGCAGGTTCCTGGCGAGGATGCTGAAACCCGCCTGCGCCGCCTGCTGCAACAACCGCAATTTGCCCCGCGCCGGCAAAGCCGCGGGGATTGTCATCAGGTGGTCATGACCAGGCCGGACCTGTCCCGAATACCGGCTTTGCGCAGCTGGCCCGGTGATGGCGGTCGCTACCTGAACCTGCCCCAGATCTACAGCCGTCACCCGGACGGCGGCGTGGGCAACTGCGGCATGTACCGGTGCCAGATTCTGGGTCCGCGGCAAATCGCCGTGCATTGGAAGGAGAGCAGCGATGCTGCGCGCCATTGCAGTGCCTGGCATGCACGCAATCTGCCCATGCCGGTGAGTATCGCCCTGGGCGGCGCCCCGGCCATGATGTTTGCTGCAACCTTTCCTCTGCCGCCCGATATCGATGAAGCGGCTCTGGCCGGTCTTCTTTGCGACCGCCCCATGGCCATGGCCACCTCGTTATCCAGCGACCTGTCGATTCCTGCTGCAGCGGAATATATTCTTGAAGGGCTGGTGCATCCCGGCGAAACGGTTGAAGAAGGCCCGTTCGGCAATCACACGGGCTTTTATCAGCCACGCACCCGGGTGCCCCTGCTGCGAGTAACGTCCGTAAGCCATCGTTACGACCCGATCCTGGTCACCACGGTTGTCGGCCCGCCGCCCATGGAAAACTGCTACCTCGGAAAGCTTGCCGAACGCCTGCTGCTGCCTCTGCTGCGTATCGACCATCCCGCCATCGTCGATATCCACATGCCCGTTGAAGGGATCTTTCACGGCGCCACCCTCATCGCTGTCCAGCCAGGCACCTCGGGAAAATCCCTGCTGCAGGATCTTTGGCAGAACGGGCCGCTGCACAGTTCCCGTCTGCTGGTGGTGGCAACCGCAGATGAAATACGGAATCCGGCCACTTTTTTCTGGCGCACCCTGAACCGTCTCGATGCCAAACGCGACCTGCTGGTGCGGGATGGACGCCTTGGCATCGATGCCACGCGGGACCCGGCAGGACTGCAGGTGCTACGCCCGGATGCACAGATCCGATCCCTGCTTCAGCGACGCTGGGCCGAGTACGGTCTCGACTGACCTGCCTGCCGTTCTGTGCCGAAAGATGCAGCAACACGGAAAATGGGATACAATGGGCAAAGAAGACAACCGCCCGGCAGCCTTTAACGGAGGATGTTATGACTCGCGGCACCCCGCCTGAAAAAATTGAGCATCTGCAACCGGAAAAGCGTTACGGGCTGACCGTGGTGCTGACCGGCAACGGCAAAGGCAAGACCAGCTCGGCTCTGGGCATGGTCTTGCGGGCCTGCGGACACGGCATGCGCAGTTGCATTATCCAGTTCATGAAAGGCGACCTGTACGCCGGCGAGTGGGACGGCATCAAAAAGCTCGGCGACCAGGTTGAGCTCTACCATACCGGCAAAGGCTTTTGCGGTATCCAGGGCAACACCTATCCCTACGAGGAACATCGTGCCAACGCCCAGGACGCCATCGACCTGACCCTGGAGAAAATGGTCTCCGGAAAGTTCGATCTTCTGGTTCTGGATGAAATCAACAACGCCCTGCACCTGAAACTGGTCGACCTGGACCAGGTACTGGATCTGCTTAACCGCAAGCCGCCGCTGTTGCACATGGTGCTGACCGGGCGCAACGCACACCCCGACATCATCGAGCGGGCCGACAC
This DNA window, taken from Syntrophotalea carbinolica DSM 2380, encodes the following:
- a CDS encoding UbiD family decarboxylase produces the protein MNDPTAINDLRQFLALLEAQEDLRRISVEVDAELEIAAITDRVCKGAAGRRALLFERVRGYRAPVATNLFGAPRRAAWALNVQHADEAAGRLIRGLEQVPGEDAETRLRRLLQQPQFAPRRQSRGDCHQVVMTRPDLSRIPALRSWPGDGGRYLNLPQIYSRHPDGGVGNCGMYRCQILGPRQIAVHWKESSDAARHCSAWHARNLPMPVSIALGGAPAMMFAATFPLPPDIDEAALAGLLCDRPMAMATSLSSDLSIPAAAEYILEGLVHPGETVEEGPFGNHTGFYQPRTRVPLLRVTSVSHRYDPILVTTVVGPPPMENCYLGKLAERLLLPLLRIDHPAIVDIHMPVEGIFHGATLIAVQPGTSGKSLLQDLWQNGPLHSSRLLVVATADEIRNPATFFWRTLNRLDAKRDLLVRDGRLGIDATRDPAGLQVLRPDAQIRSLLQRRWAEYGLD
- a CDS encoding cob(I)yrinic acid a,c-diamide adenosyltransferase is translated as MTRGTPPEKIEHLQPEKRYGLTVVLTGNGKGKTSSALGMVLRACGHGMRSCIIQFMKGDLYAGEWDGIKKLGDQVELYHTGKGFCGIQGNTYPYEEHRANAQDAIDLTLEKMVSGKFDLLVLDEINNALHLKLVDLDQVLDLLNRKPPLLHMVLTGRNAHPDIIERADTVSEIREIKHAFRRDIEPQPGIDY